ACagactatttatttacatgtagcagtacaactatatcatgacattcaacaaagcaaactatggttgctacttcctcaaatcatgcagagataatacccattcatgaagcaagtcgagaatgcgtttggttaagatttataactcaacacattcaagaaacacgTGACCgttctttgaaaagagacgttccaacaatattgtgTGAAGATaatgttgcatgtatagctcaattaaagggaggatacatcaaaggagacagaacaaaacatatttcaccaaaattcctttttacccatgatcttcaaaagaaaggtgagatagatgttcaacaaattcgttcatgtaataatttagcagatatgtttaccaaggcattgccaacttcaacctttgagaaattgagatacaagattggaatgcgtcatcttcgagatattaGATGATGTCTTCATcaaggggagtaaaatacgcgctgatttttttttctccttagccaaggttttgtcccactggttttcctggtaagatttttaatgaggcaacaatcaaggcgtattaccagatatgtgtactctttttccttcactaggctttttcccactggattttttctagtaaggttttaatgagacACAACATCTATGAGTGTTCaagataactatgtatattgtttcttgtaaatcttttttttatacatggacatccaagggggagtgttctGAAAGTTGGCCAAAGTGGATGAAAGTTGGCCAAAGTGGATGAAAGTTGGCCAAAGTGGATGTTCCACTAGACAAGTTGCCAACTAATTGTCCCTTTTCTCATGGCTATAAAATAGCCGAGATTTACAATGAAAACATACACAGATACCGTTTCTCTCTTCTGCTCCTCTCTTTCTCCTATTCTCTCTTCCTTATTttgttaagttagtttattttataacatattttaaaatattgctatgatttgaaaaaaaaatatattattatatataataaatgtttttttaataTAGAATATCTTGGATGAATGTCCATTACTTCTTAAGTGATAACTCCCACCTATTTAGGAGGTTTTTGGACATCATAGTTTGGACTTTAAGCTTGAAAGTATATAAATCACCTTTAAAGCAAAAATactgaaatttcaaaaatatatcattcaattttatataatttagaGTACTATATCTTTTTAAAAAGTGATGTATATATGTCAGTGTTGTCTAACAAATGATGCATATATACCCTCGTCGtctaataaatagtatatattTATCCTTTTCGTTACaaattgaatttaaaaaaatatcttaaaactgatttttaaattcaaaaatatcacTTGACTTAAAAAAACTACCtcattcatttttttccaatttaaaAAATCTCAATCCTTCTTCTATTCATACCTGATCCAAACCTATTTTGTGACTGAGTAAATGaggaattatttattttttcatttgggTCGAATTTAGAGGGGTAAAAAAGGAGTGATATAGTTTTTTAAAGTCACTTGATTCTTTTGAAATAAGAAttcaataatataatttatttaattaagtaaatataaacatattaacaaaaagaataaatatgcATCACTTATAAGATAACAAAGATATATCTATATGTATCACAAACTTATTAGATaacaaagatatatatatatgtatcacttTTTTAACTAATGATATTTTTGCTCCTTTTactcttaaaaataaattagacttTCCTAATACCACTTCAACTGACTGCTAAACTACGTCTTATACAGTCAGATCTgtccctttcttctcttttagactttttagtccatttctttttcttgatcTTTGGCTTTTACCCTCGCACTTTTCCCCATTTCTTTCCTCTGTTCAAATCAACGAGCTAATTTTCCGAGGAACAATGGAGGACTGGGGCCCAGTGTTCATAGCGGTGGTGTTGTTCGTTCTGTTAACTCCGGGCCTATTATTCCAGCTTCCTAGCCGTGGGAAAGTGGTTGAATTCGGGAACATGCAAACCAGCGGCGTCTCCATTTTGGTCCATGCCGTAATTTACTTTGGCCTCATCACTATCTTCCTCCTCGCCATTGGTGTCCATGTCAATATTGGATAAGTAAATTTTACCTTCACTTGTTGTAAGTTGTAACA
This Solanum dulcamara chromosome 8, daSolDulc1.2, whole genome shotgun sequence DNA region includes the following protein-coding sequences:
- the LOC129901580 gene encoding uncharacterized protein LOC129901580 produces the protein MEDWGPVFIAVVLFVLLTPGLLFQLPSRGKVVEFGNMQTSGVSILVHAVIYFGLITIFLLAIGVHVNIG